One window of the Dreissena polymorpha isolate Duluth1 chromosome 5, UMN_Dpol_1.0, whole genome shotgun sequence genome contains the following:
- the LOC127881097 gene encoding uncharacterized protein LOC127881097 — MVQSCVVVGCTNRWEKGSRLSWHRIPSKNDQERRNNWLSSINRKNWQPNNQDRVCGNHFLSGCASHNKDDPDYVPTLNMGYELMTTSTPVVKVGRYERATSRRRKRLAMELDENERRSAASTLLDLSTHCDADIENSPPGDSNNDTDVFHIKKELENCRLQLAETRLNERLLINELGRLQEENSSLRTEVQSSFGISFLQEDRSVSDKRTSFYTGVPNLATLLWIVSFVQSALPDFSSLNSQADAVIIVLMKFKLNLQNFDLAIRFRISESTVSNVLNRTIPILAEKLKFLIHWPDKEDVLRTLPQVFKPKYRNARTIIDCTEIFIERPGNLTARAATWSNYKHHNTLKYLVAITPLGSISFVSKAFGGRTSDKVVTLRSGFLDLLEYGDLVLADRGFLIGEEIAARNCFLSIPAFTRGQAQLTQQQVETSRSIARVRIHVERAIGRLKNFKILSTQMSLSMVPHSDSVLTICAAICNFQSKLVK, encoded by the exons atggtCCAATCTTGTGTGGTCGTTGGTTGTACAAATCGATGGGAAAAGGGTAGTCGACTTTCGTGGCATCGTATCCCAAGCAAAAATGACcaagaaagaagaaataattggCTCTCGTCTATCAACAGAAAAAACTGGCAGCCAAACAATCAAGATCGCGTTTGTGGAAATCACTTTCTGTCAG GCTGTGCTAGCCACAACAAAGATGATCCCGATTACGTGCCAACATTGAACATGGGATACGAATTAATGACAACATCAACACCTGTTGTTAAAGTTGGACGCTATGAAAGGGCAACATCAAGGCGAAGAAAAAGGCTTGCCATGGAGCTTGATGAAAATGAACGGCGGTCTGCTGCTTCTACTCTGCTCGATCTGTCTACACATTGTGATGCTGATATAGAAAATAGTCCCCCCGGAGACAGCAACAATGACA CTGATGTCTTTCATATCAAGAAGGAGCTTGAGAACTGCAGACTTCAGCTTGCAGAAACGAGATTAAACGAGAGGTTACTGATCAACGAACTTGGTCGTCTCCAAGAAGAAAACTCCTCTTTACGTACCGAAGTTCAGAGTTCGTTTGGTATAAGTTTTCTTCAGGAAGATAGGTCTGTGTCTGACAAGAGAACCAGTTTCTATACTGGTGTGCCAAATTTAGCAACATTGCTGTGGATAGTGTCCTTTGTGCAGTCAGCTCTGCCAGACTTCTCATCATTGAACTCACAGGCAGATGCAgtcattattgttttaatgaaattcaagcTGAATTTGCAAAACTTTGACCTTGCCATTAGATTTAGAATATCAGAATCAACGGTGTCTAATGTGCTAAATAGAACAATTCCAATATTAGCTGAAAAATTGAAATTCTTGATTCATTGGCCGGACAAAGAAGATGTACTTAGAACTTTACCCCAAGTATTCAAGCCAAAGTACAGAAACGCTAGGACAATTATTGATTGTACGGAAATTTTCATTGAACGACCAGGGAATTTAACGGCACGTGCAGCTACATGGTCTAATTACAAACATCATAATACATTGAAGTACCTGGTAGCAATAACACCATTGGGCTCTATATCATTCGTTTCAAAAGCATTTGGAGGACGGACGTCAGACAAAGTTGTGACATTGAGGAGTGGTTTCTTAGATTTGCTTGAATATGGTGATTTGGTATTAGCGGATAGGGGTTTCCTGATAGGCGAGGAAATTGCAGCACGTAATTGCTTTCTTTCAATTCCTGCCTTTACCCGAGGACAGGCACAACTAACCCAGCAACAAGTGGAGACCAGCAGAAGTATTGCCAGGGTTCGAATCCATGTTGAACGAGCAATTGGTAGacttaaaaactttaaaattttgaGTACTCAGATGTCATTAAGTATGGTGCCACATTCTGACAGTGTTCTCACTATTTGTGCTGCAATTTGCAACTTTCAATCAAAATTAGTGAAGTAG
- the LOC127881093 gene encoding uncharacterized protein LOC127881093 produces MADTALKTIDPLSPDIQLSDYVNKLNPEAKQRYVIKLMYDYGQNILPDPYSLKNGWKDDPSLWPEFDYIDIWEYLIESPGSFTRESLKAYKSLEAYRFVISGHVQVVEYHNIGDNVPFCALRAKVIPSQRVSEKPHQPWVYLDKQSSAVFCAHCTCVAGLGEVCSHVAALLFKMDTAVRLGLTSKSSTSDACKWNRAFRRELQPMTATELQPLMNGSRSKPVPSVIPSGRDQLPDISTLQSLQKVCPEAVFFTTIPKLDPEETETASEGGEFQECMQSLRGLNREHGTLPVDNESLRRIWSHYKCSKEQVDMLEKETRGQSVCPLWFEHRKGRITGTKAHDVFVMKESSNTDNLVRLITGSKCYNLSGKAAVKWGNTNEEKARHEYAQQQKGNHQYLNVMTAGLLVHQQKPFIAVSVDGVVKCACCPNRLLEIKCPYKHREKKIQDIKDKDFCLNEEGELKRSHRYYTQIQLQMYVHDVQSCDLFVYTSVDSVVATVSRDDDFCQKLVSKCEDFFFKFVLPELVSRRLEKTPSSACEVSSQSIKTCDNEVALWCLCQEPEYGRMIKCENEDCPTQWFHYECVNIRRRPRGKWVCPECSDIKD; encoded by the exons atggcTGACACGGCGTTGAAGACAATCGATCCATTATCACCGGATATACAGCTGTCAGATTACGTAAACAAATTGAACCCAGAGGCCAAACAACGATATGTTATAAAGTTAATGTATGATTATGGTCAGAACATCTTGCCTGACCCGTACAGTCTAAAGAATGGTTGGAAAGACGATCCTTCACTGTGGCCTGAATTCGACTACATTGACATCTGGGAATATCTAATTGAATCGCCGGGATCGTTTACCCGAGAGTCGTTGAAAGCATACAAGTCACTAGAAGCTTACAG GTTTGTGATCAGTGGTCATGTTCAGGTTGTTGAGTATCACAACATTGGTGACAACGTCCCATTCTGTGCCCTTCGTGCAAAGGTTATTCCATCACAAAGAGTGTCAGAGAAGCCACATCAGCCATGGGTGTATTTAGACAAACAATCTTCGGCTGTATTTTGTGCTCATTGCACATGTGTTGCCGG GCTTGGCGAAGTCTGCAGTCATGTGGCAGCGCTCCTCTTCAAAATGGACACTGCAGTGCGCTTAGGTCTGACATCCAAATCATCAACAAGTGATGCCTGTAAATGGAACAGAGCCTTTCGGAGAGAG CTTCAACCAATGACTGCTACAGAGCTACAACCCCTGATGAATGGAAGTAGGAGTAAGCCAGTGCCTTCGGTGATACCTTCTGGAAGGGACCAACTGCCAGATATTTCTACTTTGCAGTCCCTGCAGAAAGTCTGTCCAGAAGCAGTGTTCTTCACCACCATTCCGAAACTTGACCCTGAAGAAACAGAAACAGCTTCTGAAGGTGGGGAGTTTCAGGAGTGTATGCAGTCGCTCAGAGGGTTAAACAGAGAACATGGCACTCTCCCTGTTGACAATGAGTCATTGAGACGTATATGGAGTCATTATAAATGTAGTAAGGAGCAGGTGGACATGTTGGAGAAGGAGACTCGTGGACAGTCTGTTTGTCCACTATGGTTTGAGCACAGAAAAGGGCGGATAACTGGCACGAAAGCCCATGATGTTTTCGTCATGAAGGAATCGTCAAACACAGATAATCTGGTTAGGCTTATAACAGGAAGCAAATGTTACAATTTGTCTGGCAAAGCGGCGGTGAAATGGGGAAATACCAATGAAGAAAAGGCAAGACATGAGTATGCTCAACAGCAGAAGGGGAACCACCAGTATTTGAATGTCATGACTGCAGGTCTGCTGGTTCATCAACAGAAACCATTTATTGCAGTGTCAGTTGATGGGGTAGTAAAATGTGCCTGTTGCCCAAACAGACTGTTAGAGATCAAGTGCCCGTATAAACATAGAGAGAAAAAAATTCAAGACATTAAGGACAAAGACTTTTGTTTAAATGAGGAAGGTGAATTAAAACGCAGCCATAGATACTATACACAGATCCAGCTTCAAATGTATGTACATGATGTGCAATCATGTGACCTGTTTGTCTACACATCTGTTGATAGTGTAGTGGCAACTGTGTCACGGGATGATGACTTTTGTCAGAAACTAGTCAGCAAGTGTGaggattttttctttaaatttgtgCTGCCAGAACTTGTATCGAGGAGGTTAGAAAAAACACCAAGCTCAGCAtgtgaagtgtcttcccagagcATCAAGACTTGTGACAATGAAGTTGCTTTATGGTGTCTGTGCCAAGAACCAGAGTATGGTCGTATGATAAAGTGTGAAAATGAGGACTGCCCTACTCAGTGGTTTCACTATGAATGTGTTAACATCAGAAGACGCCCCAGAGGAAAGTGGGTTTGTCCAGAGTGTTCTGACATTAAGGATTAA